From Flaviflexus ciconiae:
CGACCGAAGAAACAACCGGTACGGAGACCACCGATACCGAAACCACCGACGACGGCGGTACCGAAACCACCGACGACGGCGAAGCGCCTGCTGGCGGCGGCTCCATCACGGTGTGGGTTGACGACAACCGTCTCCCCGCTTTCGAAACAGCTGCAGAAATGTACAAGGACGCGACCGGCAACGATGTCGAGCTCGTCGTCAAGGAAAACGATCAGATGCGTTCTGAGTTCATGACCCAGGTGCCAACGGGCGAGGGTCCGGACGTCACCTTCGGTGCTCACGACTGGCTCGGCGAGTTCGTGACCAACGGCGTTGTTGCTCCGGTTGAGCTTGGAGACAAGGCAGGCGAGTTCAACGAGCTCGCTGTTACCGCCTTTACCTACGAAGGCACCAACTACGGCGTCCCATACGCCGTTGAGAACCTCGCAATCTTCCGCAACGCGGATCTCGTAGACTCCACCCCGGAGACCTTCGACGAAATGATTGCCATGGGCGAAGAAGCTGGTACGGAGTACCCGTTCCTCGTCCAGATTGGTGACGGCGGCGACCCGTACACCATGTACCCGTTCGAGTCCTCCTTCCACGGTCCTGTCTTTGAGACCGATGGGGATGGCAACTACACCGATGTTCTCAACATGGGCGGCGAAGAGGGCAACGCGTTCGCTCAGTGGCTGGCCGACAACGGCCAGAACGGCACCGGCGTTCTCGATACCGCTATCACCTACGACGTCGCAGTGGACGCTTTCAAGAACGGTCAGTCCCCGTACATCCTCGGTGGCCCGTGGATGATCGCTGACTTCGAAGGCATGAACATCGCAGTGGACCCAATCCCGTCCACCGGCGACAACCCCGCAGCTCCGTTCCTCGGTGTTCAGGGCGGCTTCATCTCCGCAACCTCGGAGAACAAGCTCCTCGCCACCGACTTCCTCGTGAACTACGTTGGTTCCGAAGAGGTTCAGACCGAGCTCTACGGCATTGGCCAGCGCCTCCCGGCACTGACCGTATCCGCCGACGCTGCTGCTGAAGATCCGCTCATGGCTGGCTTCCGCGCTGCTGGTGAGGAGGCACTCCCGATGCCGGCACTGCCTGAGATGGGCGCTGTGTGGGGCTTCTGGGGTAACACCGAAGCACAGATTATTTCTGGTCAGGGCGAACCGGTTGCTACCTGGGAGAAGATGATTTCGGATATCGAAACCGAAATGGCCAAGTAAGCACGATGGGTAACTAATCCATTGAAGGCGTGCCAGTCATAATGTGCCAAGAGGCCATGGCTGGCACGCCTCATCGTATCGGGGAGAACTGCAATGTCGCATATGACGATTCAGTCTGACGCTTCAAAGGAGCGCGCAGACAGAAGAAAAGATCGTCGCAAGCGCGATTCACAGGCCACAGCGTGGGGTCCGGGCTTCATTATCAAGCTCATCCTCATGGGTGCTGTCAATGCGCTCGGGATCTACATAATTTTCACCGCGTTCGGGGTTGGCTCGCTGACCCTCGGCATTGGAATGATTCTCCTGCTGATCGCGGTTAACTGGATCTACTTCTCACGGCGAACCCTCGCCTTGAAGTATCTGGCTCCGGGTCTGGTATTCCTACTCATCTTCCAGGCCTTCACAATTGTTTACACGGGCTACATCGCCTTTACTAACTACGGCCATCAGCACACTCTCGACAAGAGCGGCGCGATTAACTCGCTGCTTTTGCAGAATAACTCTAAGCGTGTTGAAGGCTCGCCGCAGTACCCCCTCGTGGTGGTCGAGCGTGATGGAAACATCGGATTCGCCATTATCGACCAGGAGGGCGCGCTCAAGGTTGGCGCCGACGAGGAGCCTTTCGCCGAGGTCGACGGCACCATCACTGACAACAGCATTACCGAGGTTGACGGCTGGGACATCTTGTCGTCGTCCGAAATGGGCCAGCGCCAGAGCGAGATCTTCGATCTTCGTGTTTTGCTTTCCGACGACGCCGAAGAGGGCGCGATTGGAACCCAGTCCGGAACGGTTGGTTATCAGTTTGTTTCGACGCTGTCTTACGACGACGCCTCAGACACCATGACCAACACCGAGACCGGCGAAGTTTACGCGGCGAACGACGAGACCGGCTTCTTTGAAAACGAAGATGGGGATCGTCTAGGTGTTGGATGGCGCGTGAATGTCGGTTTCGACAACTTCCGCGAGGGATTCTCTGACGATCGCTACGCGCAGCCGTTCTTGAAGGTTCTCATCTGGAACGTTCTGTTCGCATTATTCTCGGTGCTTACCACGTTCCTTTTGGGCATGTTCCTCGCGATCGTGATGAACGATGAACGCCTTAAGGGCCGACGTTTCTACCGAACGATCATGCTGTTGCCTTACGCGTTCCCTTCCTTCATGACCGCCTTCCTGTTTGCGGGCATGATGAACCGGAACTACGGCTTCTTCAACGAGATTATTGGAGCGGCCATCCCGTGGCTGACCGATCCCACGATGGCTAAGGTTTCTGTTCTCTTGGTGAACCTGTGGATGGGCTTCCCCTACATGTTCCTCATTGTGACGGGCGCTTTGCAGTCGATTCCGGGAGAGCTGACCCAAGCCGCCAAGATCGATGGCGCCTCCACGCTTCAAGTGTGGCGCAACGTTACGTTGCCGCAGCTGATGATTTCACTGACGCCGCTCCTCATCTCCTCCTTCGCCTTCAACTTCAACAACTTCAACTTGATCTACATGTTGAACCAGGGCGGACCTCGAATGAGCGACGCGTCAGTGCCGGTGGGACACACGGACATTTTGATTTCGATGGTCTACAAGATTGCGGGCTTGACCGGTGAGGCACTTCCAAACTACGGACTTGCCGCCGCCATGTCGCTCGTTATCTTCCTGATCGTGGGCTCCGTATCGCTCTACAGCTTTAGGAAGTCCAACTCGCTGGAAGGATTGAACTAATGTCTACTCCTAACCTTGGTCCAGGAATGGGACCCATCGATCCGGGCGACCAGCGCGACATGGATATCTACGAGGACGCTCCCGAGGCGAAGGCTTACGGGGCTACCACGACGACGGCCGACCCGGCGTCGTCGAAGACCCCGCAAACCGCGCGGACCGAAGCTGGCAAGCTTGCGTTGGCGCAGCAGAACAAGATGCCTGCCGGCAAATGGTTCCGCGAGCTTGGATTCCGCCATATCGTAGGTGTCATTGCGGTGCTGTACTCGGCGTTCCCGATCATTTACATTCTGTCGGCAGCGCTGAATCCGAACATCAAGACGACTCTGACCGGTGCGAACTCGATGTTTTCCGATGTGTCGGTGGAGAACTTCACCGAGCTCTCGGACACGATGTTTTGGACATGGCTTGGAAACACTCTGATCATTGGTGTCGCAACTGCGATCGGTACGGTGCTCATGGGTGCTGCATCCGCATATGCGTTCTCGCGTTACCGTTTCCAGGGACGTAAGATGACGCTGATGTCGCTGATGGTCATCCAGATGTTCCCGCAGCTTCTGACCTTCGTGGCGATCTTCCTTTTGCTCAATACATTGGGTGATGTCATCCCTGCCTTGGGTATTGATTCGAAGATTGCATTGATCGCGGTCTACTGGGGTGGCGCACTCGGTGCGAACACCTTCCTCATGTATGGCTTCTTCAACTCAATCCCGATCGAGTTGGATGAGGCGGCAAAGATCGACGGCGCATCGCACACGCAGATCTACTGGACGATCATCATGCCGCTGGTCATTCCGATTCTTGCGGTTGTTGGCTTGCTGTCCTTCATCTCGGCGTTCAACGACTTCATCTTGTCTCGTACCATCCTGACCTCTCAGGAGAACTGGACGTTGGCAGTCGGCATGAACCTGTGGGTTGGCGGCAACGAGAAGAACTGGGACTGGTTCGCGGCGGGTTCGATCATCGCAGCCCTACCGATCCTCCTGCTCTTCCTCTTCCTGCAGAAGTACATCGTCTCCGGCCTCACCGGAGGTGCGGTGAAGGGCTGATCGACCGAAATTGAAAGTGAACCGCCAGTCGAGATCGACTGGCGGTTCACTTTTGTCCCGGCAAGCTACCGGTGTCCCGTCAAGCTACCGGTGTCCCGTCAAGCTACCGGTGTCCCGTCAAGCTACCGACTTTGAAAGTTCCGTTTACTTCTTCGGTGTCAGGTACACGACGCCGTAGGGAGGAAGCTGCAGAAGTGCGGACTGTGCCCGACCGTTCCACGGCACTTCCTCGGTATGAACAGAGCCGAGGTTGCCCACTCCAGAGCCACCATATTCAACGGCATCCGTGTTGAGCAGTTCGGTCCATTCACCCTCCATAGGAAGGCCAACGCGGTAATCGTAGTGAGGGGTACCGGCGAAGTTACACACCGCAACCACAACGTCGTCGTCGATAGCCGACTTACGGATGCACGACAGGACGTTGTTGTCACCGTCCGATCCGTCAATCCACTCAAAACCGTGGTTGGTGAAGTCGTCGGACCAGAGGGCGGGGTGCTCTTGGTAGATCTCATTTAGGCGCGCTACGCAGGCCATGACGCCGTCGTGGCCAGGGTTGTCGGTCAACCACCAGTCAAGACCGCGGCTCTCGCTCCATTCAGCAATCTGAGCGAACTCCTGGCCCATGAAGAGCAGCTGCTTGCCCGGATGTGACCACTGGTAGGCATAAAGCAGGCGAACGCCAGCAAGCTTTTGCCATGGGTCTCCGGGCATCTTGGTGTAGAGGGAGCCCTTGCCGTGGACAACCTCGTCGTGCGACAGCGGCAGTATGAACTGCTCGGAGAATGCATAGACTAGGGAGACTGTGAGTTGGGATCAGGCCGCAGCCATCGACCAACAGACAGCAGATCTGAGCGCCGAAGCAGACAACGTGTCAGCCACCGCTGAGACCCTGCAAGCAGCAGTAGACACCCACGTCGTCACCGTCGCCACCACGGCGCACACTAATGCTGTGGCTGCACTGGCAGAGTCCGAGACCGCGGGCGAGGCGTCCATCAAGACGGCCAACGAGACGACAGACTTCGCCAGTTCCGCTGAGAACGACGGCAAGATCGAAGCACTCAGGACGGCACTCGACACTGACGTCACGCTTGATACCGTGGCTAAGACCCGCGACGACGTAACTGCTCTCGATGAGGCGACGGCTGCTATCAACACAGCCAAGGCCGACGTCGACGAGAAGCGCGCAACGCTGGACAGCGCCGTGACCACGTTCAACGAGCGGATCGCCGCTGAGAAGGCAGCAGCAGAGGCTGCAGCGGCAGCAGACGCCGCAGCAGCCCGCCAGAGCCAGGGCTCAACTGGGTCTACCGGATCGCGCTCCAGCGGATCAACTGGTAACAGCTATGCCGCACCTAAGAGCTCCAGTGGCTCATCCGGTAACGGTTATACCGCCCCCAAGAGCTCCAGTGGGTCATCCGGTACTACGAAGTCGAGTGGCTCATCTGGCTCATCTGGCTCTAGCGGCTCCAGTGGATCGTCCGGCTCCGGCACGAACCCGTTACCTTGTTGACAGGTTCTGATTGGCGAGTGTTGATTGGGACTGTCGGTCAGCCGCCCTGGCATGGTGTCTTGCCCCTGTCTATTGAATGATCCGGGGGGTGTTGCCACCAGGGTCGGTTGGCAGCATGTGATCGCTTATTAGGGGCTCGGCACCATTGATGGATGCCTGTCGTAACGTGGATGTGAGGCGTGCTGCCTGGGCTCGGCCGACTTATGGCACCAATCAGAGGAGATAAACGCCATGAGCACGAACCAATCGAGGATCTATCTTGGTCTTGACGTCGGTAAAACCGATCACTGGGCATGCGCTCTGACCGAGTCTGGGCAGGTGTTGTGGAATAAGACTTTGCCCAATAGCGAAGCCAAAATCATCGACATCTACACCAAACTCTCTGCGCAGGGCCGGGTGTTGGTTGTGGTGGATCAGCCCGCCACCATCGGCGCCCTTGCAATCGCGGTCGCCGGGCACATGGGGATCGAGGTCGCCTACCTACCAGGCCTGACGATGCGCCGGATCGCCGACCTGTACCCCGGGGATGCTAAAACGGACCAGAAGGATGCCTTCATCATCGCTGACGCCGCCCGCAACCTTCCCCACACCCTACGAGCACTGACAAAGACGGATCAAGACGAGGCAGGCCTGGCAATGCTGACCGGGTTCGACCTAGACCTGTCCCGACAGGTTAATCAAGTCTCTAACCGGATCCGCGGCCTGTTCACCCAGATCCACCCCGAACTGGAGAAAGTCCTCGGCATCCGCCTCGAGCACGACGCGATCCTGCACGTCCTGGCCACCTGGCCCACCCCGCAAGCCTTAAAGAAAGCAGGCCGGGCACGAATTGACGCGAAACTCAAGAAACATGGGGCACGTCGCCACACCGCCTGGACCACCGAACTCCTCGAGGCACTCTCACAACAGTCGGTGACCGTGACCGGTACCGAAGCGGCCGGATTGGTGATCCCCCACCTGGCACGCCAGCTGTTGAGTCTGCATGCCCAACGTGCCGACGTGGCCATCCAGGTAGAAAAGATCGTAGCTAACCACCCTCTTTACCCGGTCCTGAGATCCATGCCCGGCAACGGTCTCAGGACCGCCGCCGTGATCATCGCCGAGCTCTCCGGCAAGACATTTACCAGCTCCGCCGCACTAGCGTCTTACGCCGGCCTCGCACCCACCACGAGGCAATCGGGATCATCCATTAGGTCCGAACGCGTCAGCCACTTTGGGAACAAACGCCTCAAACGGGCACTATTCCTATCCGCATTCGCTGTCATCCGCACCGACCCCGTCTCCCGGGCCTACTACGACCGCAAACGAGCACAAGGCAAACGACACAACCAAGCCATCATCGCCCTCGCCCACCGCCGACTCACCGTCCTATACGCCATGCTCCGAGACGGCACACTCTACAACATCCCCGAAACCACCCTCGCAGCTTGACACACAACATAGGGGCACGTTACTATTGTGCTCCTCTTTGGCGAGCTGATTTCACGTCGGTGACTTGCCCGAGAATCGGGACACTGAAGAGCGATGTGGATTCGGATAGTAGCCCGAAGAGGAGCGAGGCGCTCCGGAGCTATCCTTGGCATTAGTCCATCTGCCAGTACGTTTCGGAAACGGAAGTGGCGCCCAACCGAAGTTGAGCGCCACCCCGCTCGAGAATGCGCTTGAGCGGGCTTAGTCCAGGTACTGCTTAGGTGGGGAGAATAGCTACCTATTGCAGGGATACCCGGATCGGGTCACCAAAGAACTCGTCGTTGCCAAGGTCAATAGCGGTGGGTACCGAGTCTGCTGGAATGTCGTAGATTAGGGCGCCTTCGACAGTGTTGCCGGGGTTGACCTCTGTGAATGCGAAGGTTTCGCCGTCGTAATACCAGGCGTCGCTCGACTCTGAATGCTGGCGATCTTGCTCGTCGATGAGCTTGTGCTCGGATGCTCGGAAGTGTTCTGCCTCGTTACCGGTGTTCGTGACCGAGACGTGAACGAGTACGAACTGGCCTGCGGCCTCAGCGTTGAAGTGTTCATTTCCGATCAGACCAACCTCAGCATCGACGCTTGTGATGGTGACATCGAAGTTTCCGGTGCTTACCGTGTCACCGACACCGGGAGCAGACTCGGCTGGCTCCTCTGCTTCTTCCGGTTCATCAGCCTCCGGTTCTTCAGCTTCCTCACCGTCGGCAGCGTCAACAATGGCTGCGTCACCGTCGCCACCATCATCATTGGTGTCTTCGTTGCGATCGTTGGAATTGCCGGTTGAGGTGTTTGAATCGGCTTTTGGTTCGTCGCCGTCCCCACCGGACCCCATGCTGGCAATAATGCCGATAATAATAATGATGAGGATGGCGGTGAGGATCTTGTGGCGCGCGAACCAGCTCTTCTGCTTCTGCGCCGGTGCCGGGTATGACATGGTGTCTCCTTTTTCAGATCGATACTTCGAAGTTATGTGTCGGAAGCTCGTCCTGACATCGGCCGATCGGCCATACTTCCCTGACCGAACGGCCGAGGCAAAAGGTCATAGGGAGGCAATACCATGGCTTCATGAATAGTGGTGCGAAGGATCTGGGGCCCCGTAGCCGGTTGGGCTGGGTCAAGAGCTTTGTCCTCATTCCCATTGCCTGGTTCATGACAATCGGAGCTCCCGCCTTCTACTTCGTGGGAGTTGAAGAACGGTACCCGAACGGTTGGCTCAATGGGGTCGGCACGTTCTATTCCGTCATCGCTATGGCAGCGGCCATCTACGCCTGCTATCTCTTCACGCAACGCAGGCAGAATCCTCGCAGGACAGGGCATATCCTTGCAGCGCTCCAACTTGTCTTCCCGGTAGGCCCGGTACTTGCCATTGTGCTTCCCAGATATATCCGCACCCAGCCCGCCAAAGATGGCATCTACATGTCGGGGTTCTACGGAGTTAGCCTGATCGTGACCATGGCGAGGGATCTGCTGGGTCAATCAACGGACACGTCAATCCTTCGCAGCCTTATGAACGTGGATGACACCGATGGTGGGGGTCCGATAAGCATCACGTCCCTTATCTCAATCTTCCTCATTACCTTCCTGCTACCCATCGGCCTCGGCTACTGGGAGGCCTCACGGGATGCTTTAGAGGAAACCGAAGGAAGACTTTTTGAGCAGGTTGGGCAACTCAAGCAGAGAGACGTGCAGCTTGAGGAGAAAGAGCACCAGCTTGGCCAGACATCGGAGCGACTTGAGGAGACCTCGGTTCGGCTCGAACAAACTTCCGAAGAGCTGGAGGAAAGATCTCGGGCTTCGGAGGAAATGGAGTACGAGCTGAGCCGCAAGGAAGAACGGGAAATCATGGCCCGGGATATTCACGATACTGTCGGGCACAGGCTCTCCCTCGTCTCACTCCACGCAGGTGTATTGGAGATGTTGGCGCAAGATGATGAGCTGAAAGACAAAGCGGTTCAGGTAAGGCAGGAAGCCCAGCAGGCCGTGGACGAACTCCGGGGCCTTGTTCACGTCATGAGGAATCCTGCTAAACGGACCGACACTTTCGATTACGACAACTACGAGATGACAGACCTGGCCGATGTCATCGAGCACGTCCTCGGAGCCGGCCACCCAGTCTCGTCTTCCGTGTTCGTGACCGATCCGGAAAAAGCTTTAGGGCTACTCACGAAGTCGACCTATCGGATTGTGCAGGAGTTACTGACCAACGCAATCAAGCACGCCCCGGGCGAGATCGTTCGCGTCAAAGTTAAGGGTGGTCCCGGCCAGGGACTCAACATCTCCGTAGCGAATCCCGTCACTGGAGGTGTGAGAGGAGCGGGTTTGAACTCTGGTCCCGCCGATGGTTTTGCACTCACTCCACACGATCCTCAGGATTCAGCATCGTCTACATCTGTACCGCAAAGCGGTGAATCTGCTCTAACAACTCGTGAGGGTGGAGCTAGAGTCGGCGGCTTGACCGGAATCAAGGAACGGGCCCTTGCCATGGGCGGGTGGGTTCTTGTCACCGAAGAAGATGGCGAGTTCAGGGTTGATGCTTGGCTTCCGTGGGAGAAGGGGAGTGCAGCCGAGTAGAATCGGTCCTTGTGAATGGTGACCGCCCCATCAAGCTCCTCCTCGTCGACGACGAGCCGCTCATGCTCGATGCCATCGAAACAATCTTCAAGGTCGGAAGTGCCGGCGAGATCGAGGTTGTTGGTAAAGCACACAACGGGTTAGCGGCAATCGACGCCGTCCATGCCTACAGTCCCGACGTGATCCTCATGGACATTCGGATGCCGAAGATGGACGGGATTGAAGCCACCCGGAGGATCCGGTCCCTGCCGAACCCTCCCGAGGTCATTGTCCTCACGACCTTCGATTCGGAAAATGAACCGATCCGTGCTGCAGAAGCAGGAGCGAACGGTTTCCTCTTGAAAACCGAGGGCCCGAAAGAGCTTGTTGGCGCCGTCAAGAACGTTGCCATGGGGGAGGGTGCGCTCTCACCCAGAACGTCCCGTCAACTCGTTGAGTTCATTCGTGTCTGGGCAACAAAACCGGAAGTCGTTAACGCTGCCAAGCAATTCCTTTCCCTCACGGCCCGCGAGCGCGACATCGCCAAGCTGGCCGCGGCAGGTCAATCGAATACGGAGATCGCGGACTCTTTGTTCGTGTCGCTTTCGACCGTGAAGACTCATCTCGCGTCAATTCAGCAGAAGCTTGGTGTCGACAACCGCGTTCTTATCGCAGTCACGATCACTCTCGCTAGCCTTGCTCCCGGATATCCGGACTTCACCTGCGGCGTCTAACCTATGGCGTGACTGCGGCTTCCACGCTCCTAATCTGAATACTTACTGAATGAATCCTGGGCGTCTAGCGGGGTTCTCATTTTGAGTTTTCGTTCCAAGAATGGGGCAAGGTCAGACTTGCTAGCGGCCTTCGAAAAGTGAACAAAAGGTGAACAGTTTCGCTCACGGGAATAGGTGCTGAACAGACCTCTGACCTGTGGAAGTGGGCTTCTTTGGGGTGGTTGGCGAGGTGAGCGTCGAGCCTCATTTTTGTGGTTCTGGCAGGTTGGTAGGTCGGACTTTTCCGCAGTGTGATGCGG
This genomic window contains:
- a CDS encoding ABC transporter permease subunit → MTIQSDASKERADRRKDRRKRDSQATAWGPGFIIKLILMGAVNALGIYIIFTAFGVGSLTLGIGMILLLIAVNWIYFSRRTLALKYLAPGLVFLLIFQAFTIVYTGYIAFTNYGHQHTLDKSGAINSLLLQNNSKRVEGSPQYPLVVVERDGNIGFAIIDQEGALKVGADEEPFAEVDGTITDNSITEVDGWDILSSSEMGQRQSEIFDLRVLLSDDAEEGAIGTQSGTVGYQFVSTLSYDDASDTMTNTETGEVYAANDETGFFENEDGDRLGVGWRVNVGFDNFREGFSDDRYAQPFLKVLIWNVLFALFSVLTTFLLGMFLAIVMNDERLKGRRFYRTIMLLPYAFPSFMTAFLFAGMMNRNYGFFNEIIGAAIPWLTDPTMAKVSVLLVNLWMGFPYMFLIVTGALQSIPGELTQAAKIDGASTLQVWRNVTLPQLMISLTPLLISSFAFNFNNFNLIYMLNQGGPRMSDASVPVGHTDILISMVYKIAGLTGEALPNYGLAAAMSLVIFLIVGSVSLYSFRKSNSLEGLN
- a CDS encoding IS110 family RNA-guided transposase encodes the protein MSTNQSRIYLGLDVGKTDHWACALTESGQVLWNKTLPNSEAKIIDIYTKLSAQGRVLVVVDQPATIGALAIAVAGHMGIEVAYLPGLTMRRIADLYPGDAKTDQKDAFIIADAARNLPHTLRALTKTDQDEAGLAMLTGFDLDLSRQVNQVSNRIRGLFTQIHPELEKVLGIRLEHDAILHVLATWPTPQALKKAGRARIDAKLKKHGARRHTAWTTELLEALSQQSVTVTGTEAAGLVIPHLARQLLSLHAQRADVAIQVEKIVANHPLYPVLRSMPGNGLRTAAVIIAELSGKTFTSSAALASYAGLAPTTRQSGSSIRSERVSHFGNKRLKRALFLSAFAVIRTDPVSRAYYDRKRAQGKRHNQAIIALAHRRLTVLYAMLRDGTLYNIPETTLAA
- a CDS encoding response regulator transcription factor is translated as MNGDRPIKLLLVDDEPLMLDAIETIFKVGSAGEIEVVGKAHNGLAAIDAVHAYSPDVILMDIRMPKMDGIEATRRIRSLPNPPEVIVLTTFDSENEPIRAAEAGANGFLLKTEGPKELVGAVKNVAMGEGALSPRTSRQLVEFIRVWATKPEVVNAAKQFLSLTARERDIAKLAAAGQSNTEIADSLFVSLSTVKTHLASIQQKLGVDNRVLIAVTITLASLAPGYPDFTCGV
- a CDS encoding sugar ABC transporter substrate-binding protein: MRRGIALVAASGLAFGLAACGSDDDTTEETTGTETTDTETTDDGGTETTDDGEAPAGGGSITVWVDDNRLPAFETAAEMYKDATGNDVELVVKENDQMRSEFMTQVPTGEGPDVTFGAHDWLGEFVTNGVVAPVELGDKAGEFNELAVTAFTYEGTNYGVPYAVENLAIFRNADLVDSTPETFDEMIAMGEEAGTEYPFLVQIGDGGDPYTMYPFESSFHGPVFETDGDGNYTDVLNMGGEEGNAFAQWLADNGQNGTGVLDTAITYDVAVDAFKNGQSPYILGGPWMIADFEGMNIAVDPIPSTGDNPAAPFLGVQGGFISATSENKLLATDFLVNYVGSEEVQTELYGIGQRLPALTVSADAAAEDPLMAGFRAAGEEALPMPALPEMGAVWGFWGNTEAQIISGQGEPVATWEKMISDIETEMAK
- a CDS encoding DUF4352 domain-containing protein, whose translation is MSYPAPAQKQKSWFARHKILTAILIIIIIGIIASMGSGGDGDEPKADSNTSTGNSNDRNEDTNDDGGDGDAAIVDAADGEEAEEPEADEPEEAEEPAESAPGVGDTVSTGNFDVTITSVDAEVGLIGNEHFNAEAAGQFVLVHVSVTNTGNEAEHFRASEHKLIDEQDRQHSESSDAWYYDGETFAFTEVNPGNTVEGALIYDIPADSVPTAIDLGNDEFFGDPIRVSLQ
- a CDS encoding sensor histidine kinase, giving the protein MNSGAKDLGPRSRLGWVKSFVLIPIAWFMTIGAPAFYFVGVEERYPNGWLNGVGTFYSVIAMAAAIYACYLFTQRRQNPRRTGHILAALQLVFPVGPVLAIVLPRYIRTQPAKDGIYMSGFYGVSLIVTMARDLLGQSTDTSILRSLMNVDDTDGGGPISITSLISIFLITFLLPIGLGYWEASRDALEETEGRLFEQVGQLKQRDVQLEEKEHQLGQTSERLEETSVRLEQTSEELEERSRASEEMEYELSRKEEREIMARDIHDTVGHRLSLVSLHAGVLEMLAQDDELKDKAVQVRQEAQQAVDELRGLVHVMRNPAKRTDTFDYDNYEMTDLADVIEHVLGAGHPVSSSVFVTDPEKALGLLTKSTYRIVQELLTNAIKHAPGEIVRVKVKGGPGQGLNISVANPVTGGVRGAGLNSGPADGFALTPHDPQDSASSTSVPQSGESALTTREGGARVGGLTGIKERALAMGGWVLVTEEDGEFRVDAWLPWEKGSAAE
- a CDS encoding sugar ABC transporter permease, yielding MPAGKWFRELGFRHIVGVIAVLYSAFPIIYILSAALNPNIKTTLTGANSMFSDVSVENFTELSDTMFWTWLGNTLIIGVATAIGTVLMGAASAYAFSRYRFQGRKMTLMSLMVIQMFPQLLTFVAIFLLLNTLGDVIPALGIDSKIALIAVYWGGALGANTFLMYGFFNSIPIELDEAAKIDGASHTQIYWTIIMPLVIPILAVVGLLSFISAFNDFILSRTILTSQENWTLAVGMNLWVGGNEKNWDWFAAGSIIAALPILLLFLFLQKYIVSGLTGGAVKG